A single genomic interval of Zingiber officinale cultivar Zhangliang chromosome 4A, Zo_v1.1, whole genome shotgun sequence harbors:
- the LOC121973044 gene encoding uncharacterized protein LOC121973044 — MARLVRCPKCQKLLVEYPNVSVFQCGGCGITLRTKDHHVASTEANLTAEPSQINQPESHSDRGFSDSESISGPLTSSNKEQQVDSVEVVGRVEDESVKLTGSSLAYYDGNVSSSDEARSVRTLGKSRRTVRAASNTDLKLHSGSVRSTLPDRASSSKGSSFDSDEFHSAAELLALSKGSFSGEMNEKVAILREIDRVREQLARICVPSEGRQGQATIHRWQRKQMHHCRPVSGAAPFVICAHCNKLLQLPAEDFLAPRRRSCKLKCAGCDAVLDLAFPAKVQSFTEVDLLHEDDENDKGYAKMESTGKRGSSSAYRGDFRPGIPRPPVMDEQVLAEEV, encoded by the exons ATGGCCAGGCTCGTCAGATGCCCCAAATGCCAGAAGCTTCTCGTGGAGTATCCCAACGTCTCTGTCTTCCAGTGCGGTGGGTGCGGCATCACCCTCCGCA CGAAGGATCATCATGTTGCTTCAACAGAAGCGAATTTGACTGCTGAACCTTCTCAAATCAACCAACCTGAGAGTCATTCAGACCGCGGTTTCTCAGATTCTGAGTCAATCTCAGGCCCTCTGACCTCCTCCAACAAAGAGCAGCAAGTTGACTCTGTGGAAGTTGTCGGCAGGGTTGAGGATGAATCTGTCAAGCTAACCGGAAGCTCCCTCGCATACTACGATGGCAACGTCTCTTCTTCAGATGAGGCACGCAGTGTACGGACGTTGGGGAAATCTCGAAGGACTGTGAGGGCTGCTTCGAACACTGATCTGAAGCTGCATTCTGGTTCTGTTCGGTCTACTTTGCCTGATCGTGCGTCGTCATCTAAAGGCTCGTCTTTTGACTCCGACGAGTTCCATTCTGCGGCAGAGTTATTGGCATTGTCCAAAGGCTCATTCAGCGGCGAGATGAATGAGAAAGTGGCGATCTTGAGGGAGATTGACCGAGTGAGAGAGCAACTTGCAAGGATTTGTGTTCCTAGCGAAGGGAGACAGGGGCAGGCCACCATCCACAGATGGCAGAGGAAGCAAATGCACCACTGTCGACCCGTCTCAGGGGCTGCTCCTTTTGTCATTTGCGCCCACTGCAACAAGTTGCTCCAACTTCCGGCGGAGGATTTCCTCGCGCCGAGGAGAAGATCGTGCAAGTTAAAGTGCGCCGGCTGCGATGCGGTTCTTGATCTTGCATTTCCCGCGAAAGTTCAGAGTTTTACAGAGGTTGATCTTTTGCATGAAGACGATGAGAATGACAAAGGATATGCGAAGATGGAATCGACTGGGAAAAGAGGAAGTAGCTCTGCGTATCGTGGAGATTTCAGACCTGGAATTCCTCGCCCTCCGGTGATGGATGAACAAGTATTAGCTGAAGAAGTGTGA